One region of Daphnia pulicaria isolate SC F1-1A chromosome 7, SC_F0-13Bv2, whole genome shotgun sequence genomic DNA includes:
- the LOC124350577 gene encoding uncharacterized protein LOC124350577 yields MQVQRNAKKCKFQEEPSSYRPEVNNQMEPPPLPADPCPLLRPFCHQVGGHTQFLQLDQSTVCKPLIPRELSFYLNAPPDIRTFTPKCKGVIQTWYQEGRQYWRRFAIDEISVTAEHSEISSHHNRRHDAPLRISLAGHEAISYHPAHTYTDGSSQFFMMLENVASASKFQNPCVLDLKMGTRQHGDDASAEKRTRQMAKCAASTSASLGLRLCGMKVYDATTGNFVSRDKYFGRRLDADGLRRALVQFFASGGSRRSEIIDAILDRLRLLRLAVEKQETFRFYSSSLLIVYEGCDENPEFLSHPDLYFLNPDAGNGRRSDSDCELDRIRDDDHPSYNPDNRLTCDSQSLKRQKVSGLQQPKLDFDSLSIADTSSEYFLTDSCCETQSFSTSPTQSVDSGLECYMMDQSSSSSSTSDYSSWTSVSGYQAGIHFKRLLRHSAPARTNSTGYECADNSADSTDSGLYSLAGHPQGKKTTVLKRSATISYTDSEEDSESDMTWQHHLDGQQHLSQPTELSGSPPGEDEGELTPVLEVSRTEEFSDAAGGSQTQKKRRVMDEDKKQVLLDAAASSSKLDNNCWSDCVDVRMIDFAHTTFSGYLGLDERVHWGPDNGYLLGLENLTDILRGLRGCSSYAYQKNTLCLSS; encoded by the exons ATGCAAGTCCAGCGCAACGCCAAAAAGTGTAAATTCCAAGAGGAGCCGTCCAGTTATCGGCCGGAAGTGAATAATCAGATGGAGCCGCCCCCTCTTCCGGCTGATCCTTGCCCACTCCTCCGTCCTTTCTGTCATCAG GTGGGAGGCCACACCCAGTTCCTGCAGCTGGATCAATCCACCGTCTGCAAGCCTTTGATCCCGCGGGAGTTGAGTTTCTACCTGAACGCTCCGCCGGACATCCGCACCTTCACGCCAAAATGCAAAG GTGTGATTCAGACGTGGTACCAAGAAGGCCGCCAATACTGGAGGCGATTCGCCATTGATGAGATCAGCGTCACGGCCGAACATTCGGAAATTTCGTCGCACCATAACCGCCGACACGACGCCCCGTTGAG GATATCCCTGGCTGGCCATGAAGCCATTTCCTATCATCCGGCCCACACCTACACTGATGGATCATCTCAAT TTTTCATGATGCTGGAAAATGTGGCATCGGCGTCCAAATTCCAGAATCCGTGCGTGCTGGACTTGAAGATGGGCACCAGGCAGCACGGCGACGACGCTTCCGCCGAGAAACGCACCCGGCAGATGGCCAAGTGCGCAGCCAGCACTTCCGCCTCGCTCGGACTCCGTCTATGCGGCATGAAG GTATACGATGCGACGACGGGAAACTTCGTTAGCAGAGACAAATATTTTGGCCGGCGGTTGGACGCTGACGGACTACGCAGGGCGCTGGTCCAGTTTTTCGCCAGCGGCGGATCTCGACGTTCTGAAATTATCGACGCCATTCTCGATCGACTCCGGCTACTTCGCTTGGCCGTCGAAAAGCAGGAAACGTTTCGTTTCTATTCGAG TTCCTTGTTGATTGTCTACGAAGGATGCGACGAAAATCCTGAATTTCTATCCCATCCGGACCTCTACTTCCTCAATCCGGATGCGGGAAATGGCCGACGATCCGACTCTGATTGCGAGCTGGATAGGATACGCGACGATGACCATCCAAGTTACAATCCGGATAACAGGCTCACTTGTGACTCGCAATCGCTGAAACGTCAGAAAGTTTCCGGCCTGCAGCAACCCAAACTGGATTTCGACTCGCTGTCCATCGCAGACACGTCGAGCGAATACTTTTTGACGGACAGCTGCTGTGAGACCCAGTCGTTCAGTACGAGCCCAACACAATCGGTGGACAGCGGACTGGAATGCTACATGATGGATCAAAGCTCTTCATCTTCGAGCACCAGCGACTATAGCAGCTGGACGAGTGTTAGTGGCTATCAAGCTGGGATCCATTTCAAGAGACTGTTGCGGCATTCAGCGCCTGCCAGGACGAATTCGACGGGCTACGAATGTGCTGACAACTCGGCCGACAGCACCGACAGTGGACTCTACTCACTGGCCGGCCATCCGCAAGGGAAGAAGACGACAGTATTGAAGCGATCGGCTACCATCAGCTACACGGACAGCGAGGAGGACAGCGAAAGTGACATGACTTGGCAACATCACCTGGATGGTCAGCAGCATCTTTCTCAACCGACGGAACTGTCCGGATCACCGCCCGGCGAAGATGAGGGCGAACTGACGCCCGTGTTGGAAGTCAGCCGGACCGAAGAGTTTAGCGACGCTGCCGGCGGAAGCCAAACGCAGAAGAAACGGCGAGTGATGGATGAAGACAAGAAACAAGTGCTGCTCGATGCTgctgccagcagcagcaagctgGACAATAACTGCTGGTCGGACTGCGTCGATGTCCGCATGATCGATTTCGCCCACACAACTTTCTCCGGTTACCTGGGACTGGACGAACGGGTCCACTGGGGACCCGACAACGGATACCTACTCGGTCTTGAAAATCTGACGGACATTTTAAGGGGATTGCGAGGTTGTAGCTCCTATGCTTATCAGAAAAACACCCTATGCCTTTCATCTTAA